One bacterium genomic window, TGAACATTCCGGGGAGCGAGGCGGCGATTGCCGCGTTTACCGTTACGTCCGCGGGCGATGAGGGTGACGTGGAAGCGCGTGGAGTTATTGATTATTCGAATTTCACCGCGCGCGGATTGCTACTTAATCTTTCGTTCGCCGAGGAAGGATTGAGCGTCGAGGGTACAGTGGCAAGTATTCCGCAGTTGGTGCAGTTGCTCGTCGCGCGCGATGACGGGACGGGCGTACAATTCGCGCTTTCGTGCGAAGCCTCGCCACAGGCGGGCGAAGCCTCGCCGCAGGTAGGCGAAAAAACTTGCGGTATTGTCGCGATCGCGGCGCCTCAAGGAACGCCGCTTGAAGTAGTGCCTGAAGAAAATCCGGACGGCACAATGCGCGCGGAGGCGGGCGGCATCACGCTGACGTATGATACGCAAAACGCATTGCCGATGCTTGTCGGGGCGGATGCGGCGGGATTTTCCAATATTGAAATCCGCGCGCGCTACCCGTCATTCGGTCTCGGTAATTTCACGGGAGTTATGATCGCGAATGAAGCGCGCGCCAGCGCGGCATTTTTTGGAGTCGGAAAATATTTAAATCTTTTTCCGGAGGTGATTGAAAAGGTTATTTTGGACCTTGCTCCGCTTATCATTAACTACATCGCGCCGCAAAACGCCGCTCCGATTATAGAAAGTGTAGAGGGATCGCGCATGGTGTCCCAGTCGCGTCCGGTACAGATTTTGCGGCAAGCATCCGAGGTTGGCGCGCCGGTGAGTCCGTTGCTCAACGCCATCCGTAATCTTTTCGGCGGCGAGCAGTAGCGATAGCGGCGAAAGGTCAGCTTGTATTCTGATGCGAAATAGATATTATAGAGGCTATGAAACGCCATCGTTTTTTTATTGATCCGCGCGCCATTCAAGGACGCTTTGCGTATATTGAGGACGCAAGTGTTTGCGGGCAGATAAGCAAAGTATTGCGGCTCCGCGCGGGGGATGAAGTGATCCTGCTCGACGGGCTTGGTTTTGAATACGCCGCGCGCCTCGTTGAGGTGAACGCGCGGAAAGCGCAGGCAGAAATTTTGCATCGGCAGATGAATAAAAATGAAGCGGAGCTCAAAATTACTTTATATCAGGCGTTGGTCAAGAAGGATAAATTTGAATGGGTGCTCCAAAAATGCACCGAAGTCGGTGTTACGCATTTTGTGGCCGTGCAAGCCGCGCGCAGTGAAAAAACGGGCTTGAACGAGGAGCGCGCGAAAAAAGTGCTGAAAGAAGCCGCGGAACAGTCCGAGCGCGCGATCATCCCAGAACTTTCGGAAATAAAAACATTTGAGAGCGCGCTGCGCAAAGCTGTAACGCCGGATACGCCGACGATGATTCTTGACGCAAGCGGTGAATCGATCGTAAGCTCAAAAATGGCGCGCACGCGGTACACGCTGAACGTTTTTGTCGGCCCCGAAGGGGGATGGGATGAGGCAGAGCTTGAGGCGGTTCGAGGACTGATGCGCGAGGGGTATCCGTTGGAAATTGTGAATCTTGGTCCACGCGTGCTTCGCGCGGAAACCGCGGGACTTGTGGCGGCGGGGATAGTGCTCAACCGATAAAACGTTAAGTGTCATTCCCGCCCGCCGAAGGCGGATAAACTCCAGCGGGAATCCAGAGTTGGCGTGCTGGATTCCGGATCAAGTCCGGAATGACAGATTAATCTCTTGACGTCCACGAAGCACCAGTGCTATATTCGTACCTAGTATAAAGCATATAGGGGATGGTGGTGCAATTCCATCCGGATCCATGACCGTCCTACTTGGAGCGCATATGGTGCAACGGTAGCATCTCCCTTCCTGACGGGGAGAGATGGAGGTTCGAATCCTCCTATGCGTTTTCTGCCGCGGGCGTAGTTCAATTGGTAGAACCTGAGCGTCTTCCTTCTTCGTTTGTAGCTAAGACCTGGAGAAGGTAATGATACCCAGATATGTCGGTTCAAGACCGACCGCCCGCTTTCCGCGATATCGCCCGGGACCTCACGGTTTCCGGGCGATGATCTTTTTGGTAACAAGCAAGGAGGCGAATGATGTTCTGCCCTCGTTGTGGACACCGGATGGAAAGCCGCGAAAGGGTGTTTCTGGGTGGCGTCGTATTCTCCGAGTTCGGCTGTGTGCGATGCAACCGGGCATTCCTCACGAACACGCCACGCGTAAAGACGATGGATGATCGGTTCAAGCTCGGCGAGTCCATGTGTACGTGGAAGGAAACGCTGAAGAGCCCGGTGATGCCATTGGGAGAGGCGAAGCGTCGCAGGGATGTGTGGACGGGCAAACGGATGCGTCGGCGTTGTGTGCCGCGCTTTTGCCCGAAGTGCG contains:
- a CDS encoding RsmE family RNA methyltransferase translates to MKRHRFFIDPRAIQGRFAYIEDASVCGQISKVLRLRAGDEVILLDGLGFEYAARLVEVNARKAQAEILHRQMNKNEAELKITLYQALVKKDKFEWVLQKCTEVGVTHFVAVQAARSEKTGLNEERAKKVLKEAAEQSERAIIPELSEIKTFESALRKAVTPDTPTMILDASGESIVSSKMARTRYTLNVFVGPEGGWDEAELEAVRGLMREGYPLEIVNLGPRVLRAETAGLVAAGIVLNR